TAGGAGCATGGAATAAAATTGTGGCTAAAAAGAATACCAACACCCCCACTATTTGAGGTGTTATGACTCAAAACTGATACACCAGTAAGTTCACTCGCCCAGTCATCACCATTCCTTATATCTGTGTGAGTTTCTTGAACAAACGCAACATCAATTCTCTTTTGTTTAAAAGTTTTAAACACAATAGCTCTCTTATTTCGTTCCCTTGCTCCATTTAAATTTAACGAAGCAATTAGAAATTCACACATAAGGAAATATAAAAAATAGAACTTAAGATACATAATGATCATACAGAAAAATTACAATTGATTTTTAACATCACTATCATTTAACTTGCCCAGTATCTTTTTTAAACGGAAGCCCTCTTGATGGGTAAATCCCTCTTCAGACATAAACAGTTTGGTCTTTGCAATAAACTGATCAACATCTGCAAAATGATCATCAATCCTTACATTCCTTGCATGTTTGGTTTTTGTTAAAAACGCTTTGATATCTTTGACACTGTAATTCTGTTGAGAAAAGCTGCTTGTGCGTAGACTGCAGGTAACACTACAGTCAGACGCATAATCGCTCTCACTATCAGGCACATCAACTGTTAGACTCTTCTTCTTTGCTTTGCCTCTAGAGCCTGGATGACCCCTTTTCTTAGACggcattttaaaaacattttcagtTTCTATAGGAGGGTTATGTTCGTTAATAACTTCATTAAAGATTTGTTCCACTAGATCTGTGTAACTACCCTGTGAAGCAGCGGGCATTTCAGATTCCGAAACGAGATCCATTGAGTCACCATCTTCTGGTGTCTCAGCCAGAGGGGCTACCTCTCCTTCACCATTCCCATCACCCGCACCTTCACCCTCCTCACCCGTAGGTGCCTCATCATTCTCAGTATTGGGTGTTTCCTGAGATCTTTCGTCACTGTGGATACCCCTCTTTTAAATTCACATTATTCGGTTTCACCTTATCTCTACAATTATGCGCCAGGTGCCCCAGCTGTCCACATCCAAAACATTTCATTGTATTTGTGGTCACATAAATCATGTAATTAAAATCATCCACCTTAATATTCAGAGAGATTTCAAGTACTCCCTTGTCTTTCAAAATTATATAAGCGAACCTTCGAAACGAGACAACGTGCTTTAATAGCGGAGATTTGGTTGCCATCGGTATCATTTTTGGGGGAGATACTACTTTTCTGTAACGAGATAAGACCGCTGTAAGCACATCATTGCTAATAAAGGGGGGCACATTAGAAAGCATTACTTTTCTTGAAGGGCTCGACAAAGGTAAAACGGGGAGAAAAACCTCTTCAACCCATACCCCCGTCTCCACCATTTCGTTTACCAAATCAACAGAAGCAAGGAATAAAACCACTGCCCTGTTCATGCGAGATGCAGACAAAACATTGTCATGACCAATTAAACCTCCCACAGCCCAACTGATCTCCTCCACTGAAAGAGGTGAATCTATTTTAATACCATGCTTCCTCGTTAGAAAGCCAAAACGCTGCTCAGGTGCACTTCGCGCCGCCATACTTCCAACAGGAAGCAGACGCCTGGCGTGTGcacttttaacaaaattcaaacaacaataaactaACAAACcgtatacaaaaaaaaagaaatagaaagATAGAAAAAAAGGTAGAAAAAGGACAAAAGTTTATGGCACGGTGGCCAAACTTtcagcacacactcactcacacacgctccaCTCCACCCACTCGCACCGCACAtgcgcagaaagagagagagagagaaggaggagacacgtatagttttgtacatatgtaGTTTGAAAGGTTTTGAATGTTTTGCTTGACAGGCATCTCCCCTAGTAAGATCTTATGAGGTTCCTAGGACAACTATCATGATTCCtgtcatttttgtactgatctaagGGTTCTGAGTAAGGTTCTAGCCATAACTTCTCAAGAGTTTTGTttcaattagggggcgctatgaagtccctgggccatgcccggggccaaacatctgtggctgagaagcggttacaatgactgatgtgtgtatcaaatttcatgagttttcgtgcatgggaaacgcCTCAAAAACAGCCAAGCgcaacagaaaaataataataataataatccttcgacaaacaatagggtcttcgcaccaaacggtgctcaggccctaataataagaaTACTCATGATTATTAATCCAGGAAACTCAGATATGTTTTTTAGACACATTGGACATTACGTGTTACGCATTGTTCCCgtgtagaacacatttttatttcacaggtaggacaactgtaatcattgttgctttacagtatatacactgagtAACCACTTATCAAGTCCATATCCTCTATAAGCCACTCTGAAGGTGGAACATTAATAAGTATTATACATCAGTTAATACctcatgaagtgtgtgtgtgtgtgtgtggtttatacTGTACATGTTTACTTATACTTTTATATCCAACTATTGTTGCACAGTGTGACGACTCTCAGCGCTGCTGCTGTGATCGCTTGTAGGCGTGGCTGGGGAGCTCGTTACGGCAACACCTGTGCTCTCCCTTTTAAAGGAGGAGCCTTTGGAAAATGGCGGCTGCTCGTGGGCTCGGCGCTGCacgtctgccattttgtttatgttttggTTTGGTTATTTGTAATGGCTTCGTTTTGTATTTGGTTTTTCTTTCATGTAATCACTCTTCACTACACTATCATCACATGCTTGCACTGTCTAACACTACTGATTAACTGCCTTACTCacatcatacatttattttataaatatttCTATTTTCTTTAAGTAAATTAATTAAGATCTTCAATCTCTGTCCTTGTCCTCCTTCCTTTGTTGCGATTTGTGAATCAGTCGTAACATACAGCTCCATCAAATGTGTGTATTAAACTCACGTTCCTGAACTTCATGAACACACAGGCAGGGGATCTTAGGAGTagcaacactgaaacacacacataaacacacacatcaacacaatctcatctactctcatctcatttagaaagggatttaatttcaattttcaaaaaattaaaatcatgGAATTAAACAGTAATCCATGTGTAATTGTCAGATACTCACAGGAAGCCTTGCTGTGGACAGCGTGGGTCTGTCTTTTTCACCTTCAGGATGTCTTGGGGAGGAATTTTGACAGTGAAAAACTCAGAACAACAACCTGGAGGCTGTGCGATTCGATAATCACCTAAAATTGAGCGAAAAACAGATGAGGTGTTTTAGTCAAATAGaaactaataataaaataaatgtgcataaaatgTCAGATAAAAATCATCCGTCTTTCAGATCTGCAGTTAATGCAATGTTTTGATGTgatcttactactactactactaataataataatacaacttatcattattattcatccaggaaactgattttttttagaTATATCGCATGTTGCATTTTACACATTGttctggataggctccagcttgcctgcgaccctgtagaacaggataaagcggctagagataatgagatgagattagatgagatgagattattattattaatcccaGAAACTCAGATGTGTTTTTTAGACACATTACATATTACATTTCACGCATAGTTTTTgtgtagaacacatttttatttcacaGGTAGGCAGAGGTGTCAAGTAATGAAGTACAAATACTTCATTACTGTACTTAAGCACACTTTTTAGGTATCTATACTTTACTCCATTATTTATTTTTCTGCCTACTTCTGACTTCTACTCATTACATTCTCACACAATTATCTGTACTTTCTATtccttacatttaaaaaaaaaaaaacagtctcgtTACTCTTGGTTttggtttaatattttttttattattattatttttttttacatcatgtgCGCCTTCCAATACAGATCAGTGGCGCCATCCACACTTAATGAGTTCGAGCGTAATTGGATGAATCATATAAAGCAAACCACTCATTGGTTAGGCTGTTCATTGTGTTTGGGCATGACAGAGGTCGTCAGAAGAAGCAAGTAAGCAAGTGGTATTGTACAAACTGCAATGTCGGAACCAGAGATAGATGGGGAAATGTCCGAAAGGTCGGACACAGGCGTCGGCTTGGGCGATGGAGACCTTCCTCATCCTTGGCCCTATCTGAAAGAAATGTTCGGGGGCAAAAATGACTCCTCCTGGAAAATGCAGTGCAAACTATGCACACCCAAGACCCACATAATTCTGGCCTTCAAGAACTCTCCGTCCAATTTGAAAAAACATGTAGAGGTAAGCTGTATTCTGTGTTACTATCAAAGACTGTGATAATTTATGTCTTTCGCTGCAGCTTGGCTAGCATAGGGACATGCCAAGACATGCCAGGGTAGCCGCTAACAATTGCTGAAGGAGTTAGCCTTGCCTAGTTCTCTGATGTTTGCAAAATAAGCTGCCATTCCCCACTCTAAAGTGTGAGCTACTTCACTCTCGTAAGCTTTTAGACTGTCTAATATCTGGTTTATTTACCCATGTTTATGTGACTGTGTGTTTCCAGCGTTTTTCACTGTTTTCAATCGGAAATGTGCTAGTTGGTTGGTTGTGTGTCCTGGGAGATTAAATTAACAATTTCATAGCCTAGTCCTTCGTGtcactttcttttgtatatagacCTGTTTGTTTGAATTCAATATTAGTGACCTGTCCAAATCTTTTCATCACTTAATTTAACACCATGTTTAATTTGAATGTTTATTTCCTGGTCAACTTTGTCAAGGTGTGAAGTGTGTGAGATGGTGGCCGGCCACCTACTGTAGTAGTAGAGGAAATGTGGCTGGACAAAACTGTAACCATGTTGACAGAGTGTCCTCTTAATGAACTAATGATTAAATTTTGCATATTTTCGCAGAGAAAACACGGTAATCATCTGGAGAGATACAAAACCCTCACTGCAACAGCCCCGAAAAGAAAGGCAGAAGGAGCACCACAGCAAGGCCCCGCACCCAAACAAGCCAGATTATGGAGCAGCAGGCCAGTGTCCCAGGCCAGTGTCGATAAAAAAATCCGTAACTATATAGTGCAAGGTCTCCACGCAACTAATACAGTGGAACAGCAGGGGTTTATAGATCTAATACAGCATCTCCAGCCCAATTTAAACGTCATGTCCTGCAACACTGTAGTCAACAAAATTCAGAAAGCCTGTCTTGAAATGAGAAACAATCTGAAGGCAGCAATGAGTGGAATTGACTTCACTGGCGCTACAACAGACTGCTGGACAGCATATAGGCGTGGATTTCTTGGCGTAACAGCGCATTGGATAGACCCTCTGAGTATGACCAGACGGTGCACTGCCCTAGCCTGTAAACAGCTGAATGGGCCCCACACTTTCTCTGCCCTTGCCAGTGCATTGAATGAAGTTCACAGTGAATTCAACATCCGGGACAAAATCACGCGCACCACGACTGACAATGGCTCCAACTTCTTAAAAGCTTTTAGGCTATATGGGCAGACTGATGAAAACAACAACCTGGGTTCTAGTGTTGAGAGTGGTGAAGCCGAAGATAACAATGGTGATTGGAATGATGAAGAACAGgagagtgagggtgtggagttcgtCGAGGCTGGAGCGATACTTGATAAGGATGACTGCCTGGAATTCCAACTCCCCAGACACCATTGCTGCGCTTGCCACCTTCTTAATTTGTTGTCAACTGTTGATGTCGAGGAGGCCAATGTCAACAGCACCTACAAGCGGGTTTCACGCTCAGCCTTTTCGAAGTGTTGGGGACTTTGGAACAAAAGCACAAGATCTACCACAGCAGCAGAGGTCATCGAAAAAAAACTGCAAACTGCAGTTATTGAGGCCAATTGCAACAAGATGGAATTCCCTGTTCTTGGCGGTGGAGAGGATCATCAGAATAACAAGGGAGCAAGGAGAAGGGGCCATCACAGCTGTATGCAGCGCACTGAAGATAGCCATGTATGTACCAGccactttttattttttgtattttttcaaTCAATTTGAACTGAAAAgatataaaacacacattaatgcaTTTCCTCTATTTACAGCATATTTTTTACTAACTCCTTGTGCAGGTTATTTGCAGAATTTGTTAGTTATTGAATTGAAGGTGTcattttgtgttctttctttgttGTTTCAACAGGTTCACACCTGTTGAGCTTGCGTTCCTGGCTGAATACACGAAGACCATGACCCCGGTGGCGAAGGCCCTGGATGTCTTGCAGGGAGAGACGAATGTGCAGATGGGCTGGTTGGTGCCAACGATCACAATACTCAAGAATAAGCTCCAAAACCTCCGCATTTCCTCCAAGTTCTGTAGGCCTTTAATTGATGCTCTACTATCAGGCCTTGAGAAGCGATTCGAACAAGTACTTACAGTACCAGAGCTGATCACTGCTGCAATTCTCGTGCCCAAATTCAAGACAAGCTGGACAAGTGACGATTACACCCTGAGACTCGGTAAGTGCTGCACTGTTTTGCTTTGTTACTGTAATACAGGTATTATTTGCTACTGAGTACACTCATGGCTGAAATTGTTGgcacccttatttatttatttatttatttatttatttatttgagcacAATTTTGAAGTCTTTGAAATAACCAAACCAGGCTATTTTTAAATAATCCAATGCAACTGAAAAACAATTGTTTTCCTCAAATTCAACACAGCACCCTTCACAACAAGTGTCTTTTAGCAGTGATAAAAGGCCACTTGTCATTGATAAAACCCATTGCTAATGTTATAGGTCATCAGATGTCAACTGTGGTAGCATTCAGAGAAATACTGTATCAGTCAATATCTAATTGACAGTAGACTATACATTTCTATTGGTTTCTATGGACAGTGTGAATTTCCCTCAAATATCAACCAGTCCTGGAGGGTGCCAGCACTTTCAGCTATGACTGTATCTCTAACACAAGCATTTACTGGTGTATTTGTTCGTAAGCCATATACGGTTAGTCATTGTGCAATTTTTCAGTGTTGTAATTTCAGTGTTTGGTCTTATCCCCCCTCCCCCTCTTATTCATTAGGCCTTGACTACATCAAAAGTCACTTGAAAGACCAAGCTGAGGAGAATCAAGCTGAGAGCTCACCTTCTTCAGAGGAGGAGGACTTCTTTTCTTCAATCAAACAGACCAGTTCCCAAGAAAATGCCAAACAGTTGGAGACTTACCTTGGCTCCCCAGGTGATACAATGGATGTACTTAAGTCTTTCCCAGCAATTTGCAACCTTTCATTGAGGCTTAACACAGCACTCCCAGCCTCAGCTGCATGTGAGAGACTGTTTAGTGTAGCTGGACTGATCTTCCGTCCAAAAAGGGCACGTATTGATCACAAGAACTTTGAGAACCAGCTTCTTTTGAGGCTTAACAGAGCATTCTGGTAGTCTGATGgggtatgctgtctttctttcacTACTGGCGTACACACCCTCATACATAGTTCTTGAGTGTCCAGGTTTATTGCCCAGTTTTTGAAGGGTTCTATGGACCCCATCATTAAATTGACATAATGTATGTCAAtctctcttatacacacacacgcaccctctCGAAGGTGTCGCTAAAAGGTGAGGGTATAGGACAATGCCTAATTCATTTCTAAATCCCTGCGCTGCTGCGAGGGCGCAACAGCAGACTCTATAGGATGCAATGGAGAGGAATATGTTTAATGCTGATTTAAAGTTGGAGAGGGTGTTCACCTCTCAAGTGGGGTTTGTGGAGGGCACAGTAAGTCCTCACTAGCTGGGGACTTTGGCTTCCATTGTTCTTTTTGATTTTCTTGGAAGTTACTAACAGACCTGACATACCCTGGGAACAAAGGATATTAAAGCAGTCAGGAACAATTAATTCCTGAACGTATATGTGATGCCTTTTAGGGTTTTGCCTGTAGTGAGAGCTCATTTTTACATTTCAATTTTGGTCTTGGTTGTCAGTTATGACAAAGGGGAAAACATGAGTTtatatttttctctttctttgagTTTTCATGCAGCAGGATTTGAACATTTTTTGATGGGACTAACATACTCCTACTGTGTATGCAAAATTTTTGCACTCTCCTACTCTGTGCCATTTTCAAAACTTGTGAGGTGTTCTTAAGGGATTTGTATGTAGTGATAAGTTGGgagctcattttaaatttcagtTTTGGTCTTGATTGTCAGCTATGACAAAGGGGAAATCAGATGTTTATATTTTTCTTTGAATTTTCAAGCAGTaggatttgacttttttttttggatgggacGAACACGTATACCTCACATACTCCTACTGTGTATGCAGAATGTATATTGCACTTTTGCACTCTGTGTGGACATCTTATTGAGTTCCAATAAAGTTTGAGAAAGAACATGCTCCTCGAGTCACTCTGTCTTTGACAGTAATGGGTTTATGATTGTGCTGTGTCTTGGGCCACATGTAGAACtaatcattttttttaaaattaagttTCCAATTCATATAGTGCCATCaactaatttattattatttttaaggtTACTTTATACTTTTATACTTTAAGTAGGTTTTAG
The Neoarius graeffei isolate fNeoGra1 chromosome 8, fNeoGra1.pri, whole genome shotgun sequence genome window above contains:
- the LOC132890299 gene encoding uncharacterized protein LOC132890299, whose product is MGRLMKTTTWVLVLRVVKPKITMVIGMMKNRRVRVWSSSRLERYLIRMTAWNSNSPDTIAALATFLICCQLLMSRRPMSTAPTSGFHAQPFRSVGDFGTKAQDLPQQQRSSKKNCKLQLLRPIATRWNSLFLAVERIIRITREQGEGAITAVCSALKIAMFTPVELAFLAEYTKTMTPVAKALDVLQGETNVQMGWLVPTITILKNKLQNLRISSKFCRPLIDALLSGLEKRFEQVLTVPELITAAILVPKFKTSWTSDDYTLRLGLDYIKSHLKDQAEENQAESSPSSEEEDFFSSIKQTSSQENAKQLETYLGSPGDTMDVLKSFPAICNLSLRLNTALPASAACERLFSVAGLIFRPKRARIDHKNFENQLLLRLNRAFW